One genomic region from Vitis riparia cultivar Riparia Gloire de Montpellier isolate 1030 chromosome 17, EGFV_Vit.rip_1.0, whole genome shotgun sequence encodes:
- the LOC117905013 gene encoding cycloeucalenol cycloisomerase — protein MGGTGAASSSLWLATNPSKRWGELFFLLYTPFWLTLCLGIVVPYKLYENFTELEYLLLGLVSAVPSFLIPMLFAGEVDRSLCLKDRYWLKASLWIVIFSYVGNYFWTHYFFTVLGASYTFPSWKMNNVPHTTFLLTHVCFLFYHMSSNITLRRLRHSIADLPEKIQWFTEAAWILALAYFIAYLETIAISNFPYYQFVDRASMYKVGSLFYAIYFIVSFPMFLRIDEKPGNTWDLPRVAVDALGAAMLVTIILDLWRIFLGPIVLIPESNQCHQPGLPWFPGHGPKA, from the exons ATGGGCG GTACAGGGGCGGCTTCTTCGAGTCTGTGGTTGGCTACGAATCCGAGCAAGAGATGGGGAGagttgtttttccttctctacaCTCCTTTCTGGCTCACTTTGTGCCTCGGGATTGTCGTTCCGTACAAGCTATACGAG AACTTTACAGAATTGGAATACTTGCTTCTCGGATTGGTTTCAGCTGTTCCTTCTTTCTTGATACCAATGCTATTTGCGGGGGAG GTTGATAGGAGCCTGTGCTTGAAGGACCGTTATTGGTTAAAG GCCAGTTTGTGGATAGTAATCTTTAGTTATGTTGGGAATTACTTCTGGACCCATTATTTCTTTACAGTTTTGGGAGCTTCATATACCTTTCCATCATGGAAGATGAATAAT GTACCACACACCACTTTCCTTCTCACACATGTCTGCTTCCTATTCTACCATATGTCGTCAAACATAACACTTCGTAGACTACGGCATTCTATTGCTGATTTGCCAGAGAAAATTCAGTGGTTTACTGAGGCTGCATGGATTTTAGCTCTTGCCTATTTCATAGCCTATTTAGAGACTATAGCTATTTCTAAT TTTCCATATTATCAGTTTGTGGACCGGGCATCCATGTACAAAGTTGGGTCCTTGTTTTATGCTATTTATTTCATTGTAAGCTTCCCAATGTTTCTGAG GATTGATGAGAAACCTGGGAATACCTGGGACTTGCCCAGGGTGGCTGTAGATGCTCTGGGAGCTGCAATGCTTGTTACAATCATTCTTGATCTGTGGCGCATCTTTCTGGGACCTATTGTTCTGATCCCAGAATCAAACCAGTGCCATCAGCCAGGACTGCCATGGTTTCCAGGACACGGCCCCAAAGCTTGA